From the genome of Acaryochloris sp. CCMEE 5410, one region includes:
- the recA gene encoding recombinase RecA, producing the protein MSAKNEMTEKQKALDLVMKNVEKTFGKGAIMRLGDATRMQIETISSGALTLDLALGGGLPRGRVIEIYGPESSGKTTVALHAISQIQKTGGVAAFVDAEHALDPVYAAALGVDISELLVSQPDSGEMALEIVDQLVRSSAVDLVVVDSVAALTPRAEIEGDMGDSHMGLQARLMSQALRKITSNIAKSGSTVIFLNQLRQKIGVTYGSPEVTTGGNALKFYASVRLDIRRIQTLKKGTDMYGIRAKVKVAKNKVAPPFRIAEFDILFGQGISTMGCLVDMAEETDIIVRKGAWYSYDGSNIGQGRENTIQYFLDNPEFAQNVEQQVRQKLELGSKVSANSITTVEIEPADTEEVDAS; encoded by the coding sequence ATGAGTGCCAAAAATGAAATGACTGAGAAGCAAAAGGCCCTCGACTTGGTGATGAAAAACGTTGAAAAGACGTTTGGCAAAGGGGCCATCATGCGATTGGGTGATGCCACTCGGATGCAGATCGAGACCATCTCTAGTGGGGCATTGACTCTAGACTTAGCGCTAGGAGGTGGTCTTCCTAGAGGACGCGTCATTGAAATCTATGGACCTGAGAGTTCGGGGAAAACCACCGTAGCCCTGCATGCGATTTCTCAGATCCAAAAGACCGGTGGAGTCGCTGCCTTTGTTGACGCTGAACATGCCCTTGATCCAGTTTATGCAGCAGCACTGGGTGTGGATATATCAGAGCTGCTTGTAAGCCAGCCTGATTCAGGGGAAATGGCTTTAGAAATCGTGGATCAACTCGTTCGTTCAAGTGCGGTGGATCTCGTCGTGGTCGATTCCGTTGCTGCTCTTACTCCCAGAGCTGAGATTGAGGGAGATATGGGAGATTCCCATATGGGGTTGCAAGCTCGGTTGATGAGTCAAGCGCTGCGTAAGATTACAAGCAATATTGCCAAGTCAGGTAGCACCGTCATTTTCCTGAACCAACTGCGACAGAAGATTGGGGTCACCTATGGCAGTCCAGAGGTGACCACGGGAGGTAATGCCCTCAAGTTCTATGCCTCCGTTCGCTTGGATATTCGTCGAATTCAGACCCTGAAGAAAGGCACCGATATGTATGGCATCCGCGCTAAGGTCAAGGTTGCCAAGAATAAGGTTGCACCTCCGTTTCGGATTGCAGAGTTTGACATCCTGTTTGGCCAGGGGATCTCAACCATGGGTTGTCTGGTCGATATGGCGGAGGAAACAGATATCATTGTCCGCAAAGGAGCTTGGTATAGCTATGACGGTAGCAATATAGGCCAGGGTCGGGAGAATACCATTCAATACTTTCTGGATAACCCAGAGTTCGCCCAAAATGTAGAACAACAAGTACGCCAGAAGCTGGAGTTAGGCTCCAAAGTTTCTGCAAATTCCATCACGACCGTTGAGATAGAACCGGCTGATACAGAGGAAGTTGATGCATCTTAA
- a CDS encoding ATP-dependent RecD-like DNA helicase: protein MPSSSAHPGSPPIEQLQGVVERLTFHSDESGYTVARLKAPRTRELITIVGSFANIQAGQTLQLQGIWRDHPKYGPQFQVKQYKETKPATLTGIEKYLGSGLIKGVGPVTAKRIVAHFGLDTLDIIETHIERLIEVPGIAKKRVKLIQTAWDSQKAIKEVMVFLQGHGVSTTYAVKIFKQYGDESIETVTHNPYRLATDVYGIGFVTADEIARSLGISPHSEYRYRSGLLHVLSESAEEGHCYLPQPELIDLAVKRLALPDYQPKPDQVEYLIHAMISDAELIVERLAHEGSTKLLCYAPPFFQAEFHLSRRVLQLLASSLVVDNERVRAWLDRFMAQTDVSLSKQQQQAVEMAASQRVVILTGGPGTGKTFTTRTIVALWKAMGKDIVLASPTGRAAQRLSEVTGHEAKTIHRLLEFDPKTMKFQRNSDNPIPADAVVIDEASMLDLFLANSLIKAIDTNTQLLLVGDTDQLPSVGPGNILLDLITSGRIPIIELTEVFRQAQASHIIRNAHRINQGQFPNLESVSPSPKTDCLWLGAPEPENGVQAIQELINDLLPELGFQPARDVQVLCPMTRGEVGTRKLNQVLQALINPPCPDKPELTRGGLILRVGDRVLQQVNDYNREVFNGDMGVIEDINVEEIAVTVQYAERSVSYDLADLNEIGLAWAVTIHKSQGSEYPVVILPLYMQHYIMLSRNLLYTGLTRAKKLAILVGPKNAISMAVRQIKDRQRYTLLERRLGGVPKANESLASAIL from the coding sequence ATGCCCAGTAGTTCTGCTCATCCAGGGTCTCCCCCCATTGAACAACTACAAGGGGTTGTGGAGCGATTGACCTTCCATTCTGATGAGTCGGGCTATACCGTTGCCCGCCTCAAAGCACCACGGACCCGTGAATTGATTACCATCGTGGGCAGCTTCGCCAATATCCAAGCAGGCCAAACACTTCAACTACAGGGGATATGGCGAGACCATCCTAAGTACGGTCCTCAATTCCAGGTCAAACAGTATAAGGAAACAAAGCCAGCGACTCTCACGGGCATTGAGAAATACCTCGGCAGTGGCTTAATCAAGGGCGTGGGTCCCGTGACGGCAAAACGCATCGTAGCTCACTTTGGGCTAGATACCCTCGATATTATTGAAACCCATATTGAACGATTGATTGAAGTTCCTGGCATCGCCAAAAAGCGCGTCAAACTGATTCAGACCGCCTGGGATAGCCAGAAGGCAATCAAAGAAGTCATGGTCTTTCTCCAAGGGCATGGCGTATCCACCACTTATGCCGTCAAGATCTTCAAGCAGTATGGGGATGAGTCCATTGAAACCGTCACCCATAACCCCTATCGACTGGCAACAGATGTCTATGGCATTGGATTTGTGACCGCAGATGAGATTGCTCGCAGTCTGGGCATCTCACCTCATTCTGAATACCGCTATCGAAGTGGTCTACTACATGTCTTGAGTGAATCCGCAGAAGAAGGGCATTGTTATTTACCTCAACCAGAATTGATTGATCTAGCGGTGAAGAGATTAGCTCTCCCTGACTATCAGCCCAAACCCGATCAAGTGGAGTACCTGATCCATGCCATGATCTCTGATGCTGAGCTAATCGTCGAACGGTTAGCCCATGAGGGCTCGACGAAACTGCTTTGCTACGCACCTCCCTTCTTTCAAGCAGAATTTCACTTGTCTCGACGAGTCCTCCAGCTGCTGGCCAGCTCTCTAGTTGTCGATAATGAACGGGTAAGGGCTTGGTTAGACCGCTTCATGGCTCAAACAGATGTGAGTCTCTCAAAACAGCAGCAGCAAGCCGTGGAAATGGCAGCGAGTCAGCGTGTTGTGATCCTTACGGGTGGACCCGGAACGGGGAAGACTTTTACCACCCGCACAATCGTAGCGCTCTGGAAAGCAATGGGGAAAGACATCGTATTAGCATCCCCGACAGGTCGAGCCGCGCAACGCCTCAGTGAAGTGACGGGTCATGAAGCAAAAACGATTCATCGCCTCTTGGAATTTGACCCCAAGACAATGAAGTTTCAACGGAACTCAGATAACCCGATCCCCGCTGACGCAGTGGTGATTGATGAAGCCTCCATGCTGGATCTGTTCTTAGCCAATTCCCTGATCAAGGCTATTGATACCAACACTCAACTCTTGCTCGTGGGGGATACAGACCAGTTACCCAGTGTGGGACCAGGAAATATCCTATTAGATCTGATAACCTCTGGGAGAATTCCCATTATTGAACTAACGGAGGTCTTTCGTCAGGCCCAAGCCAGTCACATCATCCGTAACGCCCATCGCATTAATCAAGGCCAGTTTCCCAACTTGGAATCCGTAAGTCCTTCGCCCAAAACAGATTGTCTCTGGTTAGGTGCCCCCGAACCTGAGAACGGTGTGCAAGCGATCCAGGAACTGATCAACGATCTTCTCCCTGAACTTGGGTTCCAGCCAGCACGAGATGTGCAAGTCCTATGCCCCATGACGAGGGGCGAAGTCGGTACTCGTAAACTCAATCAAGTGTTGCAAGCTTTGATTAATCCTCCTTGCCCCGATAAGCCTGAGTTGACGAGAGGAGGTCTGATACTCAGGGTGGGAGATCGTGTTCTGCAGCAGGTCAATGATTACAACCGAGAAGTATTCAACGGCGATATGGGAGTGATCGAGGATATCAATGTAGAAGAGATTGCCGTGACGGTTCAGTATGCGGAGCGGTCAGTCTCCTACGATTTGGCTGACTTGAATGAAATTGGTTTAGCCTGGGCCGTCACGATCCATAAGAGCCAGGGGTCGGAATATCCCGTCGTCATTCTGCCCCTGTACATGCAGCATTACATTATGCTCAGCCGTAACTTGCTCTATACCGGACTGACACGGGCGAAGAAACTGGCGATTCTCGTAGGCCCCAAGAATGCCATCAGCATGGCCGTCAGGCAGATCAAAGATAGGCAACGATACACCTTGCTTGAGCGGCGTTTGGGAGGTGTTCCCAAGGCCAACGAATCACTAGCTTCCGCAATTCTTTAA
- a CDS encoding transglycosylase domain-containing protein, whose product MSSSATSPRDFSSRSTSTLFLRGIGNATLTTILTLTLLGSAGLAGGLMGVAISYRDLPDVTSLASFSPNETTYIYDINGKLLTGLHEEENRQVVPLAKISPHLKLSVLAIEDSNFYQHDGINPVGILRAAITNYQAGQTVQGASTLSMQLAKNLYLTPERAFSRKLAEAVLALRIDQLLSKDEILQLYLNQVYWGHNTYGVETAARSYFNKSAEDLTLAESAMMAGIIKAPEGYSPFVDLDLAKEQQNIVLGRLEELKWITPAEAEAARAEKITLGEITSYQRSQAPDVTNTVIQELTERFGREALVRGGFRVQTTLDWKMQKIAEETVRRNHQHYAYAADQMALVAVDPRTHFIKAIVGGVDNKKSEFNRATQAYRQPGSAFKPLVYYTAFATGKYTPDSMVKDSPVSFNDGGLQRYKPQNYDRSFQGSMSIRQALAQSRNVPAIVMGQKVGIKNVIDVSRKLGITSPIPNVISLPLGAVDLTPVEMASAYATFANNGWQSKTTAILQVTDPTGKVLINNTPQPKLVLNPWAAAAVNSTLQTVVQSGTGVAAQIGRPAAGKTGTTSSERDVWFVGYVPQLSVAVWAGNDNYSRIGSGATGGGWMAPVWREFMSEALKDTPVQYFEPPSKFPKPQG is encoded by the coding sequence ATGTCATCTAGTGCCACTTCTCCTCGGGACTTCTCCTCTAGATCAACCTCCACCCTCTTTTTAAGGGGGATAGGCAATGCTACCTTGACCACCATATTGACCCTGACCCTCCTAGGAAGTGCTGGCTTAGCAGGAGGACTGATGGGGGTAGCGATTAGTTATCGTGATCTGCCTGATGTGACTTCATTAGCTAGCTTTTCACCCAACGAAACAACCTATATCTATGACATCAACGGCAAGTTACTCACGGGCTTGCATGAGGAAGAGAATCGCCAGGTCGTCCCTCTAGCTAAAATCTCGCCCCACCTAAAACTATCTGTACTCGCCATTGAAGATAGCAACTTTTATCAGCATGACGGCATTAATCCGGTCGGTATTCTACGGGCAGCCATCACCAATTACCAGGCAGGCCAAACGGTGCAAGGGGCTTCAACCCTGAGTATGCAGCTGGCTAAAAACCTCTATTTGACCCCAGAAAGAGCTTTTAGCCGCAAACTCGCAGAAGCAGTGCTAGCCCTGAGAATTGATCAATTACTCAGTAAAGATGAAATCCTACAGTTGTACCTCAACCAGGTGTATTGGGGCCATAACACCTATGGGGTAGAAACGGCTGCCCGGAGCTATTTCAATAAGTCTGCTGAAGATCTGACCTTAGCTGAATCCGCCATGATGGCTGGGATTATCAAAGCACCAGAAGGGTATAGTCCATTTGTGGATTTAGACCTGGCCAAAGAACAACAGAACATCGTTCTCGGACGTTTGGAGGAGCTGAAATGGATTACACCCGCTGAAGCTGAAGCGGCTCGGGCTGAGAAAATCACTCTAGGAGAAATTACCTCCTATCAACGGAGCCAAGCTCCTGATGTTACCAATACCGTCATTCAAGAATTAACGGAAAGATTTGGTCGAGAGGCATTGGTTAGAGGGGGATTCCGAGTTCAAACGACCCTCGACTGGAAAATGCAGAAAATCGCTGAGGAGACCGTTCGCAGGAATCATCAACACTATGCCTATGCCGCAGACCAAATGGCATTAGTCGCGGTTGATCCAAGAACGCACTTCATCAAGGCTATTGTCGGTGGAGTGGACAATAAAAAGAGTGAATTTAATCGAGCGACTCAGGCGTATCGACAACCTGGCTCGGCCTTTAAACCCTTGGTGTATTACACAGCCTTTGCAACAGGGAAGTACACCCCAGACTCTATGGTTAAAGACTCTCCCGTGAGCTTCAATGATGGTGGGCTCCAGCGATATAAGCCTCAAAACTACGACCGCAGCTTTCAGGGCTCGATGTCCATTCGTCAAGCGCTCGCGCAATCGCGCAATGTGCCTGCCATTGTCATGGGGCAAAAAGTAGGCATCAAGAATGTGATAGATGTCAGTCGCAAATTAGGGATTACCAGCCCGATCCCCAATGTGATTTCACTTCCCTTAGGGGCAGTAGACTTAACACCCGTAGAGATGGCTTCAGCCTATGCCACCTTTGCCAATAATGGCTGGCAGTCCAAAACAACAGCCATTTTGCAAGTCACAGATCCTACGGGTAAAGTGTTGATTAACAATACCCCACAACCCAAGTTGGTGCTCAATCCTTGGGCTGCTGCTGCCGTGAACAGTACGTTGCAAACCGTCGTGCAATCAGGGACGGGGGTAGCAGCCCAGATTGGTCGCCCCGCAGCTGGAAAGACGGGGACCACTTCTTCCGAGCGGGATGTTTGGTTTGTGGGCTATGTGCCTCAACTTTCAGTGGCCGTGTGGGCTGGCAATGACAATTACTCCCGGATTGGGTCTGGGGCAACGGGTGGAGGATGGATGGCCCCTGTGTGGCGAGAGTTTATGAGTGAGGCGTTAAAAGATACACCTGTTCAGTATTTTGAGCCACCTTCCAAGTTCCCCAAACCCCAGGGTTAA
- a CDS encoding cell division protein SepF, protein MNNLLPLQAISPHMIRVFHPQSFEDAQEAINAMKTDDMLLVNLAALENKLAQRLTDYLAGSTFALSGERMEIGRGVFLFAPPSFLISRMMAST, encoded by the coding sequence ATGAACAATCTTCTTCCCTTGCAAGCAATTTCACCCCATATGATCCGTGTGTTTCACCCCCAGTCATTTGAAGATGCTCAAGAAGCAATCAACGCGATGAAAACGGATGATATGCTTCTAGTGAATTTGGCGGCTTTGGAAAATAAGCTGGCTCAGAGGCTAACAGACTACTTAGCTGGTAGTACTTTTGCGCTATCAGGAGAGCGAATGGAGATTGGTAGAGGCGTTTTTCTATTTGCTCCACCATCATTCCTGATCTCAAGAATGATGGCATCTACTTGA
- the aac(3) gene encoding aminoglycoside 3-N-acetyltransferase: MKKKQLITKSQLIQDLKKLGVCKKQTIMLHSSVRNIGWVVGGPDVVLAAILSLLTDSGTLMMMASWEDNPYDLSRWPKHRQEAYLCECPAYDPSRSRADWREMGILTEYLRTWPGAHRSRHPFSYVAVGELAQWITAEQPWQYRDGPGSPLAKLCEVSGSVLLLGSPIGDVTLLHHAEHLADVPNKWIDRYRMPILQNGQRVWMDFEEFDTTNGIVDWPDNYFETIVKDYLATHPAQTGKVGGAKSYLLDAQSLTQFGVQWMEENFN; this comes from the coding sequence ATGAAGAAGAAACAGCTCATTACTAAGAGCCAGTTGATTCAAGATCTCAAGAAATTAGGAGTCTGCAAGAAGCAGACGATCATGCTTCATTCCTCTGTTCGGAATATTGGATGGGTTGTGGGTGGACCAGATGTTGTGCTGGCAGCTATTCTGTCACTCCTAACAGACTCTGGCACTTTAATGATGATGGCAAGCTGGGAAGATAATCCCTACGATTTGTCCCGATGGCCCAAACACAGGCAAGAAGCCTATCTGTGCGAATGCCCAGCCTATGATCCGTCTCGGTCTCGTGCCGATTGGAGAGAAATGGGAATTCTCACCGAATATCTTCGGACTTGGCCAGGTGCGCATAGGAGCCGTCATCCGTTCTCATACGTCGCGGTGGGTGAACTTGCCCAATGGATCACAGCCGAACAGCCTTGGCAATATCGGGATGGTCCGGGTTCACCGCTAGCAAAACTCTGTGAGGTGAGTGGCTCTGTGCTTCTGCTGGGTTCACCTATTGGTGACGTCACCCTGCTCCACCATGCTGAGCATTTGGCTGATGTGCCTAATAAGTGGATTGATCGCTACCGAATGCCCATACTCCAGAATGGTCAACGGGTGTGGATGGACTTTGAAGAATTTGATACGACTAATGGGATTGTGGACTGGCCAGACAATTACTTCGAGACTATCGTCAAAGATTATTTGGCAACCCACCCTGCTCAGACAGGAAAGGTCGGCGGGGCAAAATCGTACCTATTGGATGCTCAGTCTCTAACTCAATTTGGGGTTCAGTGGATGGAAGAGAACTTCAATTAA
- a CDS encoding double-stranded RNA binding motif domain-containing protein, producing MHEHRCTVLDYSIQIHLNALLDVNPPTNLQPDHRPHSRTTWILAYRYPNEDPEDALIKLLDSARNRAIRRAEHQARVLHLDQEQAEDQEEDQEESVSLSGDVVENPIGALQELCQRQQISMPRYEFEVIPEGFRCSVLAMGLRGVGEGRSKKEAKVKAAEELLGRVGVEFLN from the coding sequence TTGCATGAGCATCGATGCACTGTTCTAGACTATTCTATCCAAATCCACTTAAATGCACTATTGGATGTCAACCCCCCAACGAACCTCCAGCCTGACCATCGACCTCACTCCCGAACAACTTGGATTCTTGCCTACCGATACCCTAACGAAGATCCAGAAGACGCACTGATCAAGCTCCTTGATAGCGCCCGAAACCGAGCCATTCGCAGAGCAGAACATCAAGCGAGAGTCCTACACCTAGACCAGGAGCAAGCCGAGGACCAGGAGGAAGACCAAGAGGAATCCGTGAGCTTGTCTGGTGATGTGGTGGAGAATCCGATTGGAGCCTTACAGGAGTTATGCCAGCGTCAGCAAATCTCTATGCCCAGATATGAGTTTGAGGTAATACCGGAAGGATTTCGCTGTTCAGTGCTGGCGATGGGATTGCGGGGTGTTGGTGAAGGGCGGTCGAAGAAGGAAGCGAAGGTGAAGGCTGCGGAGGAGTTGTTGGGGCGGGTTGGGGTAGAGTTTCTGAACTGA
- a CDS encoding DUF29 domain-containing protein: MQTTTLYDQDFYAWTQRQIDLLKTQQWEQVDVDNLIEEIDSLGKQERRELCNRLGILLGHLLKWHYQPEARSKSWFYTIKEQRIRIIRHLKDNPSLKPYLDEAIIIGYEDGLLLFGKETPLDPKQLPQACPFSKAQIFEEPVELEL; this comes from the coding sequence ATGCAAACCACCACTCTCTATGATCAAGACTTCTACGCTTGGACTCAGCGTCAAATAGACCTGTTGAAAACTCAGCAATGGGAGCAAGTGGATGTCGATAACTTGATCGAGGAGATTGATTCGTTGGGTAAGCAGGAACGGCGTGAGCTTTGCAACCGATTAGGTATACTGCTTGGACATCTCCTTAAATGGCACTATCAACCAGAGGCTCGATCTAAGAGTTGGTTTTATACGATCAAAGAGCAGAGGATTAGAATTATCCGCCACTTAAAAGATAACCCGAGCCTCAAACCCTACCTGGATGAGGCGATCATCATTGGTTATGAGGATGGGCTACTACTATTTGGCAAAGAAACCCCCCTTGATCCTAAGCAGCTCCCCCAAGCCTGCCCTTTTTCTAAAGCCCAAATCTTTGAGGAGCCTGTGGAATTGGAGCTGTAA
- a CDS encoding IS1380 family transposase: MTPCDSDVTLDFYQEHPLCVQFSDLDLSSDVGILLAAQAESRIHICQDIADCIEEWRDPDKLTHPLPQLVAQRVYQLIGGYEDANDSDSLRHDPIFKIACEHLPIPESNLLASQPTISRLENQVTTDQTAAMRRQFIDRFIASYPHPPSTIVLDIDGWDDPTHGDQEGSAFHGYYGQHMYFPVLINEAQSGFPLVCQLRRGNSHPGKAVAGILRWLFWRLKRAWPNVTLVLRADAGFALPEILTVCERSGIHYAIGFSSNAVLKRKISNLLEQARLQYCRTQQKARIFDDVYYAAATWDYPRRLVMKAEYLPKGANPRFVLTNMMLSPQQLYDTFYVQRGGDSEHPIKELKRGIQADRLSCHRFTANQFRLLLAQAAYLLMITLRQAAQGTELATAQVERLRCALIKGAARVRVSVRRVLVELATFCPFEKEIRLIAQRLCDPMPLTLDSHPIGS, encoded by the coding sequence ATGACACCGTGTGACAGTGATGTAACCCTTGACTTCTATCAAGAACATCCGTTATGTGTTCAATTTTCAGACCTTGACTTGAGTTCAGATGTTGGCATTTTACTCGCTGCTCAAGCCGAGTCACGAATCCACATTTGCCAAGATATCGCAGACTGTATTGAAGAATGGCGAGATCCTGACAAACTCACCCACCCCTTGCCTCAGTTAGTGGCTCAACGGGTTTACCAACTCATCGGAGGCTACGAGGATGCCAATGATAGCGATAGTTTACGCCATGACCCCATCTTCAAAATCGCCTGCGAGCACTTGCCTATTCCTGAGTCGAACTTACTGGCGAGTCAACCGACTATCAGTCGTCTAGAAAATCAGGTCACAACTGACCAGACTGCAGCAATGCGTCGTCAATTTATTGACAGGTTCATTGCCAGCTATCCTCACCCCCCATCGACTATCGTTTTAGACATTGATGGTTGGGATGACCCGACTCATGGTGACCAGGAAGGGAGTGCGTTTCATGGCTATTATGGCCAGCATATGTATTTTCCTGTGTTAATCAATGAAGCTCAGAGTGGCTTTCCCTTGGTATGCCAATTGCGTCGAGGCAACTCTCATCCCGGTAAAGCCGTAGCTGGGATTCTGCGTTGGCTGTTTTGGCGTCTCAAACGGGCTTGGCCTAATGTGACTCTTGTGCTGCGTGCTGATGCTGGATTTGCTCTTCCAGAAATACTGACGGTTTGTGAGCGTTCTGGCATTCACTATGCCATTGGCTTTAGCTCGAATGCTGTGCTGAAGCGAAAAATCTCTAATTTACTAGAGCAGGCCCGACTCCAGTATTGTCGAACCCAACAAAAGGCCCGAATATTTGACGATGTTTACTATGCTGCTGCGACCTGGGACTATCCTCGACGTCTGGTGATGAAGGCTGAGTATCTCCCAAAAGGGGCCAATCCTCGGTTTGTCCTGACCAATATGATGCTCAGTCCACAGCAGCTCTACGACACGTTCTATGTTCAGCGTGGTGGAGATAGTGAGCATCCCATTAAAGAACTCAAGCGGGGCATTCAAGCAGACCGACTCAGTTGCCACCGTTTCACGGCAAATCAATTTCGTCTCCTGTTAGCACAGGCTGCGTATTTGCTGATGATTACGTTACGACAGGCTGCCCAGGGAACGGAGTTAGCGACGGCTCAAGTGGAACGTCTACGATGTGCCCTGATTAAAGGGGCTGCTCGGGTCAGAGTGTCTGTTCGACGGGTCCTTGTAGAGCTTGCAACATTTTGTCCCTTTGAAAAAGAGATTCGCTTAATTGCTCAACGTTTATGTGACCCAATGCCACTCACTTTAGACTCGCATCCCATAGGGTCATGA
- a CDS encoding AbrB family transcriptional regulator: MPRKKKQAKPLTGKDLVAKVKQLSDYTREEKAKACGYVSNDKGGSERIKTIAFLNALLDAEGIDLDSQPPNGNGNGGRKASYKVSVQTNGNILVGRTYTQELELEPGDEFEISVGRKHIHLTKVA, from the coding sequence ATGCCGAGAAAGAAAAAGCAAGCTAAACCCTTAACAGGAAAAGACTTAGTAGCAAAAGTCAAACAACTGAGTGATTACACTCGTGAGGAAAAAGCGAAAGCTTGCGGATACGTTTCTAATGACAAAGGTGGCTCTGAACGAATTAAAACTATCGCGTTTCTCAATGCTCTATTGGATGCGGAAGGCATCGATTTAGATAGCCAACCTCCTAACGGAAATGGCAATGGTGGGCGCAAAGCCAGTTATAAAGTCAGTGTGCAGACCAATGGCAATATTTTGGTGGGTCGTACTTATACCCAAGAATTAGAACTTGAGCCTGGAGATGAATTTGAAATCTCGGTAGGTCGCAAGCATATTCATTTGACCAAGGTTGCTTAG